The following proteins come from a genomic window of Thiothrix winogradskyi:
- the cas9 gene encoding type II CRISPR RNA-guided endonuclease Cas9 (Cas9, originally named Csn1, is the large, multifunctional signature protein of type II CRISPR/Cas systems. It is well known even to general audiences because its RNA-guided endonuclease activity has made it a popular tool for custom editing of eukaryotic genomes.): MTGEICNVPYVLGLDIGMASVGAALLAEDHILGLHVRAFNKAETAKEGESLNKIRRDSRLTRRRLHRRAFRLLRLRRLFKRTGLLADHSPCAFMIPNTSPWQLRAEGLDRQLSPAEWATVLYHLVKHRGFQSTRKSEAKADEKAGQMLSGVNHNAQLLEASNYRTVGELAWKHDNFRDAKRNKGGHYTHTFARADVETELRTLFAAQRLIGNQHTSDTLEQGVHTLLMARRPALSGDNLLKLVGKCTFETQEYRAPKASHTAERFVWLTRLNNLRISGIGQARPLAESERQVLLQLPFTQAKLTYKQVRKVLDLGEAERFAGLNYRDKDPEGSTLFEAKYFHTLRKAYESANLKSAWQRDSLDTERLDTLAYALTVFKEDVESRRWLSEQGVEAAIIEAVLEVSFTDFVRLSRKALLKILPFMEQGRRYDEAVQDAGYHHHSQKDTGQKSRLLPAFSKEDVINPVVYRSLNQARKLVNAIVQKYGAPSAVHIELARDLSKPFEERKRIEREQKEFRTNKEEDIKQFIAQFGFEPKGLDLIKWRLYREQDAKCAYSLQALDLHRLYENGYAEIDHALPYSRSFDDGMNNKVLVLTTENRNKGNRTPYEYLDGKNDSSQWHEFMAWVMGNKKIRQAKRMKLLRKDFGQEEAEKFRERNLTDTRYACRLFKNHVETHLQLAECSDSKRAVVISGQLTAFLRVRWGLIKVRADGDLHHALDAAVVAACSHAFVQRLAKYSQRGELEYLKTHTIDPETGEVVDIAALRQLEKDFPQPWAGFRKELLARLSPNPAAAIPPLEGVAPVRVSRAPQRRGTGSAHQETIRSAKQLQQGISSVKVPLERLRLQDLPNIVGAHDPRNESLITAIQQRLHEHKGDGKKAFAEPLYKPCKEGKEANAPQVRSVRLLDTQKSGLPVRGGIANNGDMLRADIFEKGGKFFAIPLYVSDVAKRELPNKAVTRDKPESEWVVMDETYRFVFSLYSNDWVRVTVKGKPIIEGYYSAVSRSTGALDIWVHDRNRRIGRTGKEGLIEGVGIKTALSVEKFHVDMLGNLYRARNETRQPLKPSKKR, encoded by the coding sequence ATGACTGGGGAAATCTGTAACGTTCCGTATGTACTCGGATTGGACATTGGTATGGCATCTGTGGGGGCAGCCCTATTAGCAGAAGATCATATTCTTGGCTTGCATGTGCGTGCATTCAACAAAGCCGAAACCGCTAAAGAAGGCGAGTCTCTGAATAAAATTCGGCGCGACTCACGCTTGACTCGGCGGCGCTTACACCGACGCGCATTCCGCTTGCTACGCCTGCGCCGCTTGTTTAAACGCACGGGTTTGTTAGCAGATCATTCACCCTGTGCTTTTATGATCCCGAATACATCGCCCTGGCAATTACGTGCCGAAGGTTTGGATAGGCAATTATCCCCTGCTGAATGGGCAACGGTGCTTTATCATTTGGTCAAACACCGTGGGTTTCAGTCCACCCGTAAAAGTGAAGCAAAAGCAGATGAAAAAGCGGGGCAAATGCTCAGCGGCGTCAATCACAATGCACAATTATTAGAGGCTAGTAATTACCGCACCGTCGGGGAACTGGCTTGGAAACACGACAATTTCCGTGACGCTAAACGCAATAAAGGCGGGCATTACACACACACGTTTGCCCGTGCTGATGTCGAAACAGAGTTGCGTACTTTGTTTGCGGCTCAACGTCTGATAGGTAATCAGCATACCAGCGATACCTTAGAACAAGGTGTACACACGCTGCTGATGGCGCGTCGCCCTGCTTTATCCGGGGATAATCTGCTAAAACTGGTTGGCAAATGTACGTTTGAAACCCAAGAATATCGCGCCCCCAAAGCCAGCCACACCGCTGAACGCTTTGTCTGGTTAACCCGGCTCAATAACCTGCGGATTAGCGGCATTGGACAAGCCCGCCCATTGGCAGAAAGTGAACGGCAGGTATTATTACAACTCCCCTTCACACAAGCCAAGCTCACCTACAAACAAGTGCGCAAGGTGTTGGATTTAGGCGAAGCTGAACGCTTTGCGGGACTCAATTACCGCGACAAAGACCCAGAAGGGTCAACCCTGTTTGAAGCTAAGTATTTTCATACCCTGCGCAAAGCTTACGAAAGTGCGAATTTAAAATCCGCCTGGCAGCGCGACAGTCTCGATACTGAACGTTTGGATACACTGGCTTACGCTCTCACGGTATTCAAAGAAGATGTGGAATCCCGACGTTGGTTAAGTGAACAAGGCGTGGAAGCTGCCATTATTGAGGCAGTGTTAGAGGTATCGTTCACGGATTTTGTGCGCCTATCGCGCAAAGCCCTGCTGAAAATTCTGCCCTTTATGGAACAAGGCAGACGCTATGATGAAGCGGTACAAGATGCGGGCTATCACCATCACAGCCAGAAAGATACGGGTCAAAAATCGCGTTTACTGCCTGCTTTCAGCAAAGAAGATGTCATCAATCCCGTGGTGTACCGCTCGCTCAATCAAGCCCGCAAACTGGTTAATGCGATTGTGCAAAAATACGGTGCGCCTTCCGCCGTGCATATCGAACTGGCACGGGATTTGAGCAAACCGTTTGAAGAACGTAAACGGATTGAACGTGAACAAAAAGAATTCCGCACCAACAAAGAGGAAGACATCAAGCAGTTCATTGCACAGTTCGGCTTTGAACCCAAAGGGCTGGATTTAATCAAATGGCGGCTGTATCGCGAACAAGATGCTAAGTGTGCCTATAGCCTGCAAGCACTTGACCTGCATCGCCTGTATGAAAACGGTTATGCGGAAATTGACCATGCGTTGCCCTATTCACGCAGCTTCGATGATGGCATGAACAATAAGGTGCTGGTTCTCACCACCGAAAATCGCAACAAGGGCAACCGCACACCTTACGAATATCTGGATGGTAAAAATGACTCATCGCAATGGCACGAGTTTATGGCATGGGTCATGGGCAACAAGAAAATCCGCCAAGCCAAACGCATGAAGTTGTTGCGTAAAGATTTTGGGCAAGAGGAAGCCGAAAAATTCCGGGAACGTAATCTCACGGATACTCGCTATGCCTGTCGTTTATTCAAGAATCACGTCGAAACCCACCTGCAACTGGCGGAATGTTCAGACAGTAAACGTGCCGTGGTGATTTCCGGGCAGTTGACCGCATTTTTGCGGGTGCGGTGGGGGTTGATTAAAGTACGTGCTGATGGCGATTTGCATCATGCGCTGGATGCGGCGGTAGTGGCGGCTTGCAGTCATGCTTTTGTGCAACGCTTGGCAAAATACTCGCAACGGGGTGAGTTGGAATACTTAAAAACGCATACGATTGATCCAGAAACCGGTGAAGTTGTCGATATTGCAGCATTGCGGCAATTAGAAAAAGATTTTCCGCAACCGTGGGCAGGTTTCCGTAAGGAATTATTGGCACGGTTGTCGCCTAATCCGGCAGCAGCCATTCCTCCACTGGAAGGCGTTGCTCCGGTTCGCGTTTCCCGCGCTCCACAACGGCGTGGAACAGGGTCAGCGCATCAGGAAACCATCCGTTCCGCCAAACAGCTTCAACAAGGTATTAGCAGTGTCAAAGTGCCGCTGGAAAGACTGCGCTTGCAGGATTTGCCCAATATTGTTGGAGCACACGACCCACGTAATGAAAGCTTGATCACCGCGATTCAGCAACGGTTGCATGAACACAAAGGCGATGGCAAAAAAGCCTTTGCTGAACCACTCTATAAACCTTGTAAAGAAGGCAAAGAAGCCAATGCGCCGCAAGTGCGCAGTGTGCGTTTGCTGGATACACAGAAAAGTGGCTTACCCGTTCGGGGTGGGATTGCCAATAACGGTGATATGTTGCGGGCAGATATTTTTGAGAAGGGGGGAAAGTTTTTCGCTATTCCTCTGTATGTTTCTGATGTAGCAAAACGGGAATTACCGAATAAAGCCGTTACCCGTGACAAACCAGAGTCCGAATGGGTTGTCATGGACGAAACTTACAGATTCGTATTCAGTTTATATTCCAACGATTGGGTACGAGTAACGGTGAAAGGCAAGCCAATCATTGAAGGGTATTACTCTGCGGTGAGTCGATCTACTGGAGCATTGGATATTTGGGTTCATGATCGTAACCGCCGTATTGGACGTACTGGCAAAGAGGGATTAATTGAGGGCGTTGGTATTAAAACCGCTCTTTCCGTCGAAAAATTCCATGTCGATATGCTCGGCAATCTCTATCGGGCGCGGAACGAAACCCGTCAACCCTTGAAACCCAGCAAGAAACGGTGA
- the cas1 gene encoding type II CRISPR-associated endonuclease Cas1 gives MTWRSVVITKPARLSFKNRALVVEQEGEKASVPLEDIAVLVLDTPQVVLTSQLLSACVEAGIVTITVNAMHTPNGVLMPYLSHSRAMKVMRLQMALSVPAQKRIWQSIVQQKLRNQAAVLEFRDSQMLARQVLNLVAQVRSGDPDNFESQGAVIYFPALFYAGFTRRYDCFYNAALNYCYSIVRSAIARSLVSYGFLPAFGLHHRNELNAFNLADDLIEPYRPLVDAWIVKNYPLQPERELTPQDKATLVSILHVDAPRLRGDEVEGSSTVLALIDATVISLSQRLQDANVNLVMPGLPRHE, from the coding sequence ATGACTTGGCGCAGTGTGGTGATTACCAAACCTGCCCGACTCAGCTTCAAGAATCGGGCATTGGTGGTGGAACAGGAAGGTGAAAAGGCTTCTGTTCCGCTGGAAGATATTGCGGTTTTGGTGCTTGATACACCACAGGTAGTGCTGACTTCACAATTATTGTCGGCGTGTGTGGAGGCTGGAATTGTGACCATTACCGTCAACGCGATGCACACCCCCAACGGCGTATTAATGCCTTACTTGTCGCATAGTCGGGCGATGAAAGTGATGCGCTTGCAAATGGCACTGAGTGTTCCGGCACAGAAACGTATTTGGCAAAGCATCGTGCAGCAAAAATTGCGAAATCAGGCGGCTGTCCTTGAATTCCGTGATAGCCAGATGCTGGCAAGGCAAGTGTTGAATTTGGTCGCGCAAGTACGGTCTGGCGACCCTGATAACTTCGAGTCCCAAGGGGCGGTGATTTATTTCCCCGCCCTTTTTTATGCGGGTTTCACACGAAGGTATGATTGCTTTTACAACGCGGCGTTGAATTACTGTTACAGCATTGTGCGATCTGCCATTGCGCGGTCACTGGTCAGTTACGGCTTTTTACCGGCGTTTGGCTTGCATCATCGCAATGAGTTAAATGCCTTTAATTTGGCAGATGACCTGATTGAACCTTACCGCCCGTTAGTGGATGCGTGGATTGTGAAAAATTATCCGTTGCAACCGGAACGTGAATTAACCCCACAGGATAAAGCAACCTTGGTCAGTATCCTGCATGTGGATGCGCCACGCTTACGAGGTGATGAGGTTGAGGGTAGTAGCACCGTGTTGGCTTTGATAGATGCTACTGTTATTAGCCTTTCGCAGCGGTTGCAGGATGCGAACGTTAATCTGGTGATGCCCGGATTACCGCGCCATGAGTAA
- the cas2 gene encoding CRISPR-associated endonuclease Cas2, with translation MSKETRRFMRLMVFFDLPTLTKLDKRAYVLFRRFLLKDGYDMIQWSVYGRVVNGSDDAETHLKRLAANLPPTGSVRCLQISEKQFANIKLMVGTAKLQEKKVNAAQLLLF, from the coding sequence ATGAGTAAGGAGACCCGTCGATTTATGCGCTTGATGGTATTTTTCGACTTGCCTACGCTGACAAAACTAGACAAACGTGCATACGTTCTGTTTCGGCGTTTTTTGCTGAAAGACGGTTATGACATGATTCAGTGGTCGGTTTATGGGCGTGTTGTCAATGGCTCGGATGATGCGGAAACGCACCTGAAACGGCTTGCCGCTAACCTGCCACCAACCGGCTCAGTTCGTTGCCTGCAAATCAGCGAAAAGCAGTTTGCCAACATCAAGTTGATGGTCGGCACGGCAAAACTTCAGGAAAAAAAGGTCAACGCAGCCCAGTTATTACTGTTTTGA
- a CDS encoding type II toxin-antitoxin system VapC family toxin, which yields MILFCDTSALIKLYIVEAESLAVKELSAQAEAVAVSRIAWAEAFAALARRSREVPADMPSMEQAKLAIKADWSDFLVMDVSQTIVELAGEFADTFALRGYDSVQLATARHVQQVTQLPIQFACFDLRLNRAAKLLGMATPFLKVN from the coding sequence ATGATTCTGTTTTGTGATACGTCAGCACTGATCAAATTGTATATTGTTGAGGCGGAAAGCTTGGCAGTGAAGGAGCTTTCCGCGCAGGCGGAAGCCGTTGCGGTAAGCCGCATTGCGTGGGCAGAAGCGTTTGCGGCATTAGCGCGGCGTAGCAGGGAAGTTCCCGCCGATATGCCAAGCATGGAGCAGGCAAAGTTAGCCATTAAAGCTGATTGGTCTGATTTCTTGGTGATGGATGTAAGCCAAACGATTGTGGAATTGGCAGGTGAATTTGCCGATACGTTTGCGTTACGCGGTTATGACAGTGTGCAACTGGCGACGGCTAGGCATGTGCAACAAGTGACGCAATTACCCATTCAGTTTGCCTGTTTCGATTTGCGCTTGAACCGGGCAGCAAAGTTGTTGGGAATGGCTACGCCTTTTTTGAAAGTTAACTAG
- a CDS encoding type II toxin-antitoxin system Phd/YefM family antitoxin, translating to MQVSIRELKTHLSHYLQQTRGGEAIDITSHRRIIARLQGVAGAENPGIQALLAQGASWSGRKPAGANLVVSHTEYSMSDLILDMRG from the coding sequence ATGCAGGTTTCTATTCGTGAATTGAAGACACATTTGTCGCATTATTTGCAGCAAACCCGTGGTGGTGAGGCAATCGACATCACCAGTCATCGGCGTATTATTGCCCGCTTACAAGGTGTCGCTGGTGCAGAGAACCCCGGTATTCAGGCGTTATTAGCTCAGGGAGCTAGTTGGTCAGGGCGTAAACCGGCGGGGGCAAATTTGGTGGTTAGCCACACTGAATACAGCATGTCTGACCTCATTTTGGATATGCGTGGATGA
- a CDS encoding CBS domain-containing protein: MKTVSDILAKKGTEILSISPTVTVIDAVKAMAQQKVGALLVLEAGKLRGIVSEQDYTRKVILTCLNAEHMLVQDIMTRQVVVTRPDQPVQEVMAIMTERRIRHLPVMHNGELVGLVSIGDLVKEIISEQQFIIAQLENYIHG, from the coding sequence ATGAAAACCGTCAGCGATATTCTCGCCAAAAAAGGCACTGAAATACTCAGTATCAGCCCAACTGTCACCGTGATTGATGCCGTGAAAGCAATGGCGCAACAAAAAGTCGGCGCATTGCTGGTATTGGAAGCAGGCAAACTCAGAGGCATTGTGTCAGAGCAGGATTACACCCGCAAAGTGATTCTGACCTGCCTCAATGCCGAACACATGTTAGTGCAAGACATTATGACGCGGCAGGTCGTGGTCACGCGACCCGACCAGCCGGTTCAGGAAGTGATGGCAATCATGACCGAGCGCCGTATCCGCCATTTGCCGGTGATGCACAATGGCGAATTGGTCGGGCTGGTTTCCATTGGCGATTTGGTCAAGGAAATCATCTCGGAGCAGCAGTTCATTATTGCGCAACTGGAAAACTACATTCACGGGTAA
- the ycaO gene encoding 30S ribosomal protein S12 methylthiotransferase accessory factor YcaO, translating to MPAQTFIPGKDAALEASIAVMQDKLQRLGFHIEEASWLNPIANVWSVHIRDRDCPMLFTNGKGASQKAALASALGEYFERLSTNYFWADFYLGNTIAQSNFVHHPDEKWFALDDSGNLPAGLLDEDTLSFYDPETSLDAVKLVDINSGNEERGVCALPYVRQRDGATVWFPVNIIGNLYVSNGMSAGNTRTEARTQALSEIFERHIKFRIIAEGICLPDVPEAIIARYPHIQAGIAELRAAGFGILVKDASLGGQYPVMCVTLLNPDDQGVYASFGAHPRFEVALERSLTELLQGRALDRLAGFSEPSFELDDVASPQNLETHFIDSSGPMHWDFLWNEPDYEFVDWNFSGTTEEECQHLMERIHADDFDIYIMDFEHLGVYACRIIVPEMSEIYQAEDLEWDNNSTGNAVREAILHLPDLEDEECTELFDTIEELGLDDHQPVAALIGLAPDAGSLWADLRVGELKTLLALAMDDEDAIREGCQWIRHFEQINDERRRVYRCIEALLDMDDVAGYMPNVGLLYGETALQQAQALLDGSVRFWGITAPTLELHGCETHQRLLTAYRKVYPTLAAL from the coding sequence ATGCCAGCACAAACCTTTATTCCCGGCAAAGATGCCGCACTGGAAGCTTCTATCGCCGTGATGCAGGACAAGCTACAGCGCCTTGGTTTCCATATCGAGGAAGCCTCTTGGCTGAACCCGATTGCCAATGTGTGGTCAGTCCACATCCGCGATCGTGATTGCCCGATGTTGTTCACCAATGGCAAAGGCGCATCGCAGAAAGCGGCGCTTGCCAGTGCTTTGGGTGAATACTTCGAGCGCCTCAGCACCAATTATTTCTGGGCGGATTTTTACTTGGGTAACACCATTGCCCAGAGCAATTTTGTGCACCATCCTGATGAAAAATGGTTCGCATTGGATGACTCCGGTAACTTGCCCGCCGGTTTGCTGGATGAAGATACTTTGAGTTTTTACGATCCAGAAACCAGTTTGGATGCGGTTAAATTAGTCGATATTAATTCCGGTAACGAAGAGCGCGGCGTTTGTGCTTTGCCCTATGTACGTCAGCGTGACGGCGCAACCGTGTGGTTTCCGGTCAATATTATCGGTAATTTGTACGTCAGTAACGGCATGTCGGCGGGCAATACCCGCACTGAGGCACGTACTCAAGCCTTATCGGAAATTTTCGAGCGCCACATCAAGTTCCGCATTATTGCGGAAGGAATCTGTCTGCCGGATGTACCGGAAGCGATTATTGCACGTTATCCGCACATTCAGGCCGGTATTGCTGAATTACGCGCAGCCGGTTTTGGCATTTTGGTGAAAGATGCGTCATTGGGCGGGCAATACCCGGTGATGTGCGTGACCTTGCTGAACCCGGACGATCAGGGTGTGTATGCCAGTTTTGGGGCGCATCCGCGTTTTGAAGTGGCGTTGGAACGTTCCCTCACGGAATTGTTGCAGGGCAGGGCATTGGATCGCTTGGCGGGTTTTTCTGAGCCGAGTTTTGAGCTGGACGATGTAGCTTCCCCGCAAAATCTGGAAACGCATTTCATTGATTCCAGCGGTCCGATGCATTGGGATTTTTTGTGGAATGAACCCGATTATGAATTTGTCGACTGGAATTTCAGTGGCACGACCGAGGAAGAGTGCCAGCATTTGATGGAACGCATCCATGCGGATGATTTCGACATCTATATTATGGATTTCGAGCATTTGGGCGTGTATGCCTGCCGCATTATTGTGCCGGAAATGTCGGAAATTTATCAGGCTGAAGATTTGGAGTGGGACAATAACAGCACGGGTAATGCGGTGCGCGAGGCGATTCTGCATTTGCCGGATTTGGAAGATGAGGAATGCACCGAGCTGTTCGATACCATCGAAGAATTGGGTTTGGATGATCACCAGCCGGTGGCAGCGCTGATTGGGTTAGCGCCGGATGCGGGTTCGCTGTGGGCGGATTTGCGGGTCGGCGAGTTGAAAACCTTGCTGGCATTGGCGATGGATGATGAAGACGCGATTCGGGAAGGTTGCCAGTGGATTCGCCATTTCGAGCAAATCAATGACGAGCGCCGCCGCGTGTACCGTTGCATCGAAGCCTTGTTGGATATGGATGATGTGGCGGGTTATATGCCGAATGTGGGTTTATTGTACGGTGAAACCGCGTTGCAACAGGCGCAAGCCTTGCTGGATGGCAGCGTGCGCTTCTGGGGCATTACCGCGCCAACGCTGGAATTGCACGGCTGCGAGACGCACCAGCGTTTGCTGACGGCATACCGCAAGGTTTATCCGACATTAGCAGCGCTGTAA
- a CDS encoding anti-sigma factor: MSRSGTSRQNWFIVSLLLMALLAGILLALPHLRDVHADTSADGMAELREQLLADPTSISGSWLRTLNPIVKDVQGDLVWNSTQQQGVLRIRDLPDPKAGHFYQLWLYDTHGNTTDGVSGGVLTQSIGSEEVFMPIKTDTPVQEPYKFEFKLQNDQNENGQILLMVQP; encoded by the coding sequence ATGTCACGGAGTGGCACTTCTCGTCAAAATTGGTTCATCGTTTCCCTGTTACTCATGGCATTGCTGGCGGGGATATTATTGGCGTTGCCCCATTTACGAGACGTACACGCGGACACCTCTGCGGATGGCATGGCGGAATTACGTGAACAATTATTAGCAGACCCCACCAGCATTAGTGGTAGCTGGCTGCGCACGCTGAACCCTATCGTCAAAGATGTCCAAGGGGATTTGGTCTGGAATAGCACACAACAACAAGGGGTATTACGCATTCGTGATTTACCCGACCCTAAAGCCGGTCATTTTTATCAATTGTGGTTATACGATACGCATGGTAATACGACAGATGGGGTTTCAGGCGGGGTATTAACCCAAAGCATTGGTAGCGAAGAAGTGTTTATGCCGATTAAAACGGATACGCCTGTACAAGAACCGTATAAATTTGAGTTTAAACTGCAAAACGATCAAAACGAAAATGGACAAATATTACTAATGGTTCAACCCTAA